A genomic region of Eucalyptus grandis isolate ANBG69807.140 chromosome 5, ASM1654582v1, whole genome shotgun sequence contains the following coding sequences:
- the LOC108956956 gene encoding internal alternative NAD(P)H-ubiquinone oxidoreductase A2, mitochondrial-like, translating to MGEPLGEKERNTYFVLHYRDFAIDLHECNPQIGLKALHRLIALLRMQIGFDDRSGVCLKRGVVKEVNAKKIVLSDGTDVPYGLLVWSISVGPSEFIKSLDLPKSPGFRIRVDEWLRVPLVEDVVALGDCAGFLEQRGRPVLPTLAQVAEREGKFLEELFRRIGKQNGGKTFCSKDILLGDPFVYRHLGSMASVGRYKALVNLCQSKDTKGISHVGFVSWLVWRSAYLTRVVSWRNRFYVVVNWATTLVFGRDNSRIG from the exons ATGGGAGAACCTttaggagaaaaagagagaaatacaTACTTTGTTTTGCATTACCGTGACTTTGCTATTGATCTTCATGAATGCAATCCACAGATAGGTCTCAAAGCGTTGCATAGACTAATAGCACTCCTGAGGATGCAGATAGGTTTTGATGATCGA TCTGGTGTTTGTCTTAAAAGAGGCGTGGTGAAAGAGGTGAATGCAAAGAAAATTGTACTGAGTGATGGTACGGATGTTCCATATGGCCTCCTAGTCTGGTCCATCAGCGTTGGACCCTCAGAGTTTATCAAGTCACTTGATCTTCCCAAATCCCCAG GTTTCAGGATTAGGGTTGACGAATGGTTGAGGGTACCTTTAGTGGAAGATGTGGTTGCGCTGGGAGATTGTGCGGGTTTTCTTGAACAGAGAGGGAGGCCGGTGCTTCCCACTTTAGCTCAG GTCGCGGAAAGGGAAGGGAAATTCTTGGAGGAGCTGTTTCGTAGGATAGGGAAGCAAAATGGAGGGAAAACATTTTGCTCGAAAGACATACTTCTAGGAGACCCATTTGTGTACAGACATTTGGGAAGCATGGCTTCTGTGGGGCGTTACAAGGCGCTCGTCAATTTATGCCAGTCTAAG GACACAAAGGGAATATCGCATGTGGGATTCGTGAGTTGGCTGGTTTGGCGTTCTGCTTATCTCACGAGGGTAGTTAGCTGGAGGAACAGATTCTATGTCGTGGTGAATTGGGCGACAACTCTGGTTTTTGGAAGAGACAACTCAAGAATAGGTTGA